The Actinomyces lilanjuaniae genome segment CAGGAGGGCTGAGCGCAGGCGCCATCGGTACCAGGTCAGCTCGCGTCCCACCGGTACCAGCCCCGGGACAGGCACCAGACCGGGGTTGCGTGCCGCCTGGGACCGAGTCAGGAGTCCCCAGCCCATGCCTGCCAGGAGCGCCTGGGTGTAGGCCTCCGCCCCGGGCACGTTCGGCCCGGGAAGGCCCGGCGGCAGCCCCGATGCCTCTAGCACCAGGTCCTCCAGGTCGTCGACCGCGTCGAAGCGCAGGACAGGAAGCCGTGACAGGCGCGATTCCTCCGACCCGTCCGGAACGCCACAGCCTCCGCCCCTGTCCAGACCCACCCCCTCCAGGAGAGCGGGTACGGCTACCGGGAGATAGGACACCTTGCCCAGGGGCTCGCTGCGGCACCCTGCCACGGGCCCGGAGCCTGCCGAGACGGCCGCCATGACACTGCCGTCTCTCAGGAGCTCGGCTGTGCGCCCCTCGTGAGCAGCTACCAGCCGCAGCCGCACGTCGGACCACCGGGCAGCCTCAGTGAAGACCGCCGGAAACCACGTCGCCAGCGAGTCCTCGTTGACAGCCACAGGCAGCTCGACGGGTCCTTCTCCCCGCCCTCCCGGGTCCCCCGCCTCAGCCTCCAGCCCCAGCTCTGTGGTCATCTCCCCGGCCAGAAGCTGTTGCTGGCGCGCGTAGCGCAGGACTGTCGCACCCGTCTCAGTGACCGTCGACGGCGCACCTCGACGTAGGAGTACCCGACCCAGCCCAGACTCCAGTGCCCGAATGCGCTGGGACACCGCCGAGGTGGACACTCCCAGGCAACTTGCCGCACGGTCGAAGGAACCGGTGTCCGCCACGGCTACGAGGGCCGCCATCTGGTCCGGGTGCATGAAGACGTTCTTCACGATATGAAGACTATCGCGCTTGGCTTCACTTCGTCGAGACTCTAGCGTCGTTCCCATGGATCTCATCTCCCCCGCCCTCACCGGCTTCGGTACCGGTCTGGGCCTCATCGTCGCCATCGGCGCCCAGAACGCCTGGATCCTGCGCCAGGGCGTGCGCCGTGAGCACATCGGCCTGGTTATCACGATCTGCACCGCATCCGACGTGGTCCTCATCCTCGTCGGCACCGGCGCGGTGAACGCGGTGTCCTCCATGGCTCCCTGGGTGCTGGAGGTGCTGCGGTGGGGCGGAGTGGTCTATCTGCTGGGCTTCGCTCTTACCTCCTTCCGCTCCGCCCTCAGGCCCTCCAGCCTCGAGGCCGACACGACCAGGCCCGCCACCTCGGTCGCGGTGACGACGCTGGCACTGACCTGGCTCAATCCTCACGTCTACCTGGACACCGTCCTCATGATGGGCTCGGTGACCAACCAGTTCGGCCCAGCCCGGTGGGTAGCCGCCGCAGGCGGGATCGCGGCCTCGGCGGTGTGGTTCACCGGGCTAGGACTGGGTGCGCGCGCCTTGTCTCGGCCCCTGACCCGGCCCGCGACCTGGCGGGTGCTGGACGTCCTCGTGGGGGTTGTCATGGTCACGGTGGCTGTGCATCTGGTCGCAGCAGGGTAGGGCGCCCCACCCGAGCCCGGGCGCGTCATTCAGGGCTGTCAGGACTACGCGTCATCGTCGGGGCGCCCCATCCGTACCCGGGCGCGGCAGGCATGCAGGTACCTACTGGTCCGGTTGGGTAAGACATACCGATTGGGACCCGCCAGAGAGCCTGCGACGCACAACGCTGCGGCTCGCTCCTACCCGACTTCACTAAAAAGAATTGTCTCAGTTGGAGGCTCCCCGTGAGACCGGCCGGTGACCAGCAGCCCCTCCCGGCCCAGGATAATCAGCCGCATTCCCAGGGCTTGAGAGAATTTTTGTTATCAGGCCGTCATATGCTCCAGGTGAGCCGTGCTGACACCCCGCACGGTGATATCTCGACCCGGCAGAAATCAGGCACTAACGTCAGACCCTGTTAGGCAGCACGCATAGTGTGCTCACGTCTTTGAGGAAGAATCAGGAGCATCAACCATGGCCAGCAACAACGTGATTGCCGTGACCTTCTCGGAGGAGTCAAAGGCCTACCAGGCGTTCAGCGAGCTGCGTCAGGCCTCTGAGCAGGAGAGGATAGGCCTGGTAGGAGCGGCCGTCGTCGAACGCACCGCAGACGGGCAGCTGCGCATCCGGGACCGCAGGGACAACACTGCCGACTACGGGGTCGCCACCGGAAGCCTGATCGGGATGCTGATCGGCGTGCTGGGCGGACCACTGGGCATGCTTCTGGGCTGGGGCGCGGGAGCACTGATCGGCAGCTCGGTCGATATCAGGCGCGCGGACCGCGGCGCTGAGGTCCTTGCGGAGTTCTCCCAGGCGGTTTCCCCGGGCCAGACCGCCCTCCTGGCCGAGGTCAACGAGTTCGCCACCGAGGTCGTGGACTCCATCATGACCCCCCTGGGTGGCACCGTGCACCGCCGCAGTGTCGACGAGGTCCTCACCGAGCTGGAGTCCGCGCACGCGGCGGCCGAGGCGGCCCAGGCGGAGGCCCGCCGGGTGATGCGCGAGGAGAAGCGCACCGAGCGCAAGGAGAAGATCGAGGAGAGGATCAGCGCGCTCAGGTCCCGACTGCGCATCGGAAGCTAGCAGCGGGGCGGCACCACACCCGGTCGGGTCCCACCGGGTGCTGTCCCCGACACGGCCTCGCCCGGGGACAGCACCCTCAGACTCACCGCAGGCAGGCCAGCGCCTCGCTACGTGCGACGACCGCCTGCACCATGGCAGGCACCTCACCGTCGTGGTAGGCGGCCGGGGCAAAGGCCCCGTCAGCGACGTCAGTGTTGAGAGAGAGGTAGACCTGCGGGCTGGCGACAACCCCACCGAACCCGGTGACGATCTGCTTGAGGTGCTCCACGGCACGGATGCCGTTGGAGTAGGAGTAGCCCACCAGCCCCACCCCCTTGTTTGCCAGGGCACGCGGCTCCAGGTAGTCAATAGCGTTCTTCAGGGCTCCCGGGATGGAGTAGTTGTACTCTGGGGCCACGAACACCACCGCGTCAAAGGACTGCATCGCCTGGTTGAAGGCAGCACCAGCCTCGTTCGCGGGAGCGCCCACCATCGGGGGGAGCTCCTCTGCGAAAAGAGGGAGGTCATAGGCGGCGATATCAACCAGCTCGGCCTCAACCCCCTCGACGGCACTGGCCTGGTCCACGACCCACTGGGCAATGGAGGTAGCGATCCGGTTGGGGCGGACAGAGCCGACAACGACGGCGACACGCGTCATAGTGTTCTCCTTGCAGGACAGAAAACGAGGAAAGACAGCGGGGCACCTAGGCCTTCCTGGCGCCCACGAACCGGGACACTTGATCCATGAATTACCTTAGGACCTAATATCCAGACTTGCCAAGGTCTATTCGATGATACCCACCACAGTCACCGGCGTCCCTCTGACGTGCCCTGGCGCAACCCCACGGTCACCCCAGGGTCAGTCGGCAGCCCATTCAGCGTCCCAGGAAGAAACGGGCAGCAGGATCAGCGGTCTCCTCGTTGTAGGTGTATCCCAGGCGGTCCATGTGCTCGGTCAGCTCGGTGTCATCGGGGCCGGCAGCGAAGGCGCACAGGATGCGCCCGTAGTCGGCACCGTCGGTACGGTAGTGGAACAGGGTGATGTTCCAGCGCGTCCCCAGGACCTCCAGGAAGTGCAGCAGCGCCCCGGGGGACTCCGGGAACAGGAAGGAGAAGAGCCTCTCCGCCACCCCCGCCGCCGCGCGGCCCCCGATCATGGAGCGCACGTGGACCTTGGCCAGCTCGTCCTCCGTCAGGTCGATGGCGCTGTAGCCCGCCTCCTCCAGGTCCGCCACGATCTCAGCACGCTCCTGGTAGCCCCCGGTGGTACGCACGCCGACAAAGATCCGTGCAGGCTCGGCCTCGGTACGGCTGGCTGAGAACCGGTAGTTGAACTCGGTGACGGAGCGCCCTCCCAGCACGGCGGCGAACCGGAGGAAGGACCCCTGCTCCTCGGGGATCCTCACCCCGAGGATC includes the following:
- a CDS encoding ArgP/LysG family DNA-binding transcriptional regulator, which codes for MKNVFMHPDQMAALVAVADTGSFDRAASCLGVSTSAVSQRIRALESGLGRVLLRRGAPSTVTETGATVLRYARQQQLLAGEMTTELGLEAEAGDPGGRGEGPVELPVAVNEDSLATWFPAVFTEAARWSDVRLRLVAAHEGRTAELLRDGSVMAAVSAGSGPVAGCRSEPLGKVSYLPVAVPALLEGVGLDRGGGCGVPDGSEESRLSRLPVLRFDAVDDLEDLVLEASGLPPGLPGPNVPGAEAYTQALLAGMGWGLLTRSQAARNPGLVPVPGLVPVGRELTWYRWRLRSALLDRLTDAVHRAFDASA
- a CDS encoding LysE/ArgO family amino acid transporter; protein product: MDLISPALTGFGTGLGLIVAIGAQNAWILRQGVRREHIGLVITICTASDVVLILVGTGAVNAVSSMAPWVLEVLRWGGVVYLLGFALTSFRSALRPSSLEADTTRPATSVAVTTLALTWLNPHVYLDTVLMMGSVTNQFGPARWVAAAGGIAASAVWFTGLGLGARALSRPLTRPATWRVLDVLVGVVMVTVAVHLVAAG
- a CDS encoding NADPH-dependent FMN reductase, translated to MTRVAVVVGSVRPNRIATSIAQWVVDQASAVEGVEAELVDIAAYDLPLFAEELPPMVGAPANEAGAAFNQAMQSFDAVVFVAPEYNYSIPGALKNAIDYLEPRALANKGVGLVGYSYSNGIRAVEHLKQIVTGFGGVVASPQVYLSLNTDVADGAFAPAAYHDGEVPAMVQAVVARSEALACLR
- a CDS encoding DUF1269 domain-containing protein, producing MASNNVIAVTFSEESKAYQAFSELRQASEQERIGLVGAAVVERTADGQLRIRDRRDNTADYGVATGSLIGMLIGVLGGPLGMLLGWGAGALIGSSVDIRRADRGAEVLAEFSQAVSPGQTALLAEVNEFATEVVDSIMTPLGGTVHRRSVDEVLTELESAHAAAEAAQAEARRVMREEKRTERKEKIEERISALRSRLRIGS